In Rhizobium sp. WSM4643, the following are encoded in one genomic region:
- the iolB gene encoding 5-deoxy-glucuronate isomerase, whose translation MPNLKVKPSGTHGRVTHVTPENAGWTYVGFDLHRMKPGETVSGETGDREVCLVWVTGKGKASAGTKDFGTLGGRMNPFEGAPHALYIPMESTWSVTAETDLELAVCSAPGGGTYQAKAIPPGTHPQVTRGKGTNVRYVNNIMPEDDSSAHSLLVVEVITPGGHTSSYPPHKHDQDDLPNESFLEETYYHRLNPPQGFAFQRVYTDDRSLDEAMALEDGDVTLVPKGYHPCAACHGYDLYYLNVMAGPQRIWKFHNAAEHEWLLKA comes from the coding sequence ATGCCAAATCTCAAGGTGAAACCGTCCGGCACCCACGGCCGCGTCACGCATGTCACCCCGGAAAATGCCGGCTGGACCTATGTCGGCTTCGATCTGCATCGAATGAAGCCGGGCGAGACCGTTTCGGGGGAGACGGGCGATCGGGAAGTCTGCCTCGTCTGGGTGACAGGCAAGGGCAAGGCGTCTGCCGGCACCAAGGATTTCGGCACGCTCGGCGGCCGGATGAACCCGTTCGAAGGCGCTCCGCATGCGCTCTATATCCCGATGGAATCGACATGGTCGGTGACCGCGGAGACCGATCTGGAGCTCGCGGTCTGCTCGGCACCCGGCGGTGGTACCTATCAGGCAAAGGCCATCCCGCCCGGCACGCATCCGCAGGTGACGCGCGGCAAGGGCACGAATGTGCGCTACGTCAACAATATCATGCCGGAGGACGACAGTTCGGCGCATTCGCTGCTGGTCGTCGAGGTGATCACGCCGGGTGGACACACCTCCTCCTATCCGCCGCACAAACACGACCAGGACGACCTGCCGAACGAGAGCTTCCTGGAAGAGACCTATTACCATCGCCTCAACCCGCCGCAGGGCTTCGCTTTCCAGCGCGTCTACACCGACGATCGCTCGCTCGATGAGGCAATGGCGCTCGAGGACGGCGATGTGACGCTGGTGCCGAAGGGCTACCATCCCTGTGCCGCCTGCCATGGTTACGATCTCTATTACCTCAACGTCATGGCCGGCCCGCAGCGGATCTGGAAATTCCACAATGCCGCCGAGCATGAGTGGCTGCTGAAGGCGTGA
- a CDS encoding helix-turn-helix transcriptional regulator codes for MSQLSTAPLLKTKTVTIRDIVCNGECRHKSDEECAHRTSLVYPYRGVFMRHVGRNDTVAEANQVLFFNTGQGYRISHPIEGGDACIDLAIDESMLEELTPKEQVQPGPPFAFRRQRRRIDPRAQALVALLRHGLSRSVAETLEAEILALTLVRRSLGERTSHAAGASAGRQKLVDRAKLVLSSDLARRWTLSEIASEVGVSPVYLTQVFQQVEATPLYRYQLRLRLARALDLLGQYEDLTVLGLDLGFSSHSHFSASFKQTFGQTPAEFQRAAQLRRK; via the coding sequence ATGTCGCAGTTGTCAACGGCACCGCTCCTGAAAACAAAGACAGTCACCATTCGTGACATCGTCTGCAATGGCGAGTGCCGGCACAAAAGCGACGAGGAATGCGCCCACAGGACGAGCCTCGTCTATCCCTATCGCGGCGTCTTCATGCGGCATGTCGGCCGCAATGATACGGTGGCCGAAGCCAATCAGGTCTTGTTCTTCAATACCGGCCAGGGATATCGGATCAGTCATCCCATCGAGGGCGGCGACGCCTGCATCGATCTGGCGATCGACGAATCCATGCTCGAAGAGCTTACGCCGAAGGAGCAGGTGCAGCCCGGCCCGCCTTTTGCCTTCCGCCGCCAGCGCCGACGGATCGATCCGCGCGCGCAGGCCCTGGTCGCTCTCCTGCGTCATGGTCTCAGCCGCAGCGTCGCCGAAACGCTGGAAGCGGAAATATTGGCGCTGACGCTCGTGCGCCGTTCGCTCGGCGAGCGCACATCGCATGCCGCGGGCGCCAGCGCCGGCCGACAGAAACTCGTCGACCGGGCAAAGCTGGTGCTTTCCTCCGATCTAGCGCGGCGCTGGACGCTTTCGGAGATCGCCTCCGAAGTGGGCGTCTCACCCGTTTATCTCACCCAGGTCTTCCAGCAGGTCGAGGCCACACCGCTCTATCGCTACCAGCTACGGCTGCGGCTTGCCCGCGCGCTCGATCTGCTCGGCCAGTATGAGGATCTGACCGTGCTCGGTCTCGATCTCGGCTTTTCCAGCCACAGCCATTTCAGCGCGTCCTTCAAGCAGACTTTCGGGCAGACTCCGGCCGAATTCCAGCGAGCTGCGCAGCTGCGGCGCAAGTGA
- a CDS encoding DUF1127 domain-containing protein, translating into MHSSNFTIPARNIRSSRSIRPGLFLAIITAAHWLARKVSERRNLNALMELSDEQLKDIGLSRGQTESDVHVYSRY; encoded by the coding sequence ATGCACAGCTCGAATTTTACGATACCGGCCCGAAATATTCGCTCTTCGCGCTCTATACGGCCCGGCCTTTTTCTTGCGATCATCACCGCTGCCCACTGGCTGGCACGCAAGGTGAGCGAACGACGCAACCTGAATGCGTTGATGGAACTTTCCGATGAGCAGCTGAAGGATATCGGCCTTTCCAGGGGGCAGACGGAAAGCGATGTTCATGTCTACAGCCGATACTGA
- a CDS encoding LysR family transcriptional regulator, whose translation MKDASWDDLQLFFHVATGGGLSAAAVRTGLSAPTIGRRMLALERVTGRSLFSRGPTGYLLAKDGQELLDRVRLMQDAARAISDWRGEVLTLPIVSTAADSWTSRFVADHLSSVWTPKDSFRMCYKTCDASVDFTYREAHIAIRHSRPESGNVAIRRSVKVAHAAYQAASYDPANCNWISLGTDTAITPADKWTFEQPDSWITSWTNTPHMLFYLIRGGAGRGVLPCFIGDQERRLIRAGPVIDDLTYEMWIVAHDDERQRPEVRIVIDRLAALFADHEELFAGQRPSA comes from the coding sequence ATGAAAGATGCGAGCTGGGACGACCTGCAACTTTTCTTCCATGTTGCCACCGGCGGCGGGCTTTCTGCGGCGGCAGTGCGTACCGGGCTCAGCGCGCCGACGATCGGCCGGCGCATGCTGGCGCTCGAACGGGTGACGGGCCGATCGCTGTTCAGCCGCGGCCCCACCGGTTATCTGCTGGCGAAGGACGGGCAGGAGCTGCTCGATCGCGTCCGGCTGATGCAGGATGCGGCGCGTGCGATTTCCGACTGGCGCGGCGAGGTGCTGACACTGCCGATCGTCTCGACGGCCGCCGACAGCTGGACCTCACGCTTCGTCGCCGACCATCTGTCTAGCGTATGGACGCCGAAGGACAGCTTCCGCATGTGCTACAAGACATGCGATGCGAGCGTCGATTTCACCTATCGCGAGGCGCATATCGCCATTCGCCACAGCCGGCCGGAGAGCGGCAACGTCGCGATCCGCCGTTCGGTCAAGGTGGCGCATGCGGCTTATCAGGCGGCCAGCTATGACCCGGCCAACTGCAATTGGATCTCGCTCGGCACCGATACCGCCATCACGCCGGCGGACAAATGGACGTTCGAACAGCCGGATTCCTGGATCACCAGTTGGACGAACACGCCACACATGCTCTTTTACCTGATCCGCGGCGGTGCCGGCCGCGGCGTGCTCCCCTGTTTCATCGGCGATCAGGAGCGCAGGCTCATCCGCGCCGGGCCTGTGATCGACGATCTGACTTACGAGATGTGGATCGTTGCGCATGACGACGAGCGGCAACGGCCGGAGGTCAGGATCGTCATCGACCGCCTGGCGGCGCTCTTTGCCGATCACGAAGAGCTGTTTGCCGGGCAGAGACCATCGGCATGA
- a CDS encoding baeRF12 domain-containing protein: MTDVKIPWKSWVVVCNGAKALIMQNAGGAQLMNLKVLETLTQPSEPDREIGADKPGRSHAADGFSRSAVEETNWQDQAEAEFLKHVAEKLDELVQEMNASRIILVAPPKALGALRPALSADTQAVITAEVAKDYTNMPVDEIERHLAA; this comes from the coding sequence ATGACCGACGTCAAAATCCCTTGGAAATCATGGGTCGTGGTCTGCAACGGAGCCAAGGCTCTGATCATGCAGAATGCCGGCGGCGCCCAACTGATGAATCTGAAGGTGCTGGAAACTCTAACGCAGCCGAGTGAGCCCGATCGCGAGATCGGCGCCGACAAGCCCGGCCGCAGCCATGCCGCCGATGGCTTCAGCCGCAGCGCTGTCGAGGAGACCAACTGGCAGGATCAGGCCGAAGCCGAATTTCTGAAACATGTGGCGGAGAAGCTCGACGAGTTGGTGCAGGAAATGAATGCCAGTCGCATCATCCTCGTTGCGCCCCCGAAGGCGCTAGGCGCTCTGCGGCCCGCTCTCAGCGCCGATACGCAGGCGGTGATCACCGCGGAAGTGGCGAAGGACTATACCAATATGCCGGTCGACGAGATCGAGCGGCATCTCGCCGCCTGA
- a CDS encoding glyoxalase superfamily protein codes for MTTTYPAIDELKAQAKRLRQAMNDRGTPLTHSAALEMIARQHGARDWNTLAALAAKPNASPKTPLFVGAHIRGRYLNQPFTGEVLALSALPGGDLHRITIHFDEPVDVVTFESFSAFRRRVNAQIDADGVSPRKTSNGVPHLVLDL; via the coding sequence ATGACGACGACCTATCCTGCCATTGACGAATTGAAGGCTCAGGCCAAGCGCCTGCGCCAGGCGATGAACGATCGCGGCACCCCGCTGACCCACAGTGCGGCCCTGGAAATGATTGCCCGCCAGCATGGCGCGCGCGATTGGAACACGCTTGCGGCCCTTGCGGCAAAGCCCAATGCTAGCCCGAAGACGCCGCTCTTCGTCGGCGCGCATATTCGCGGCCGCTATCTCAACCAGCCGTTCACCGGCGAAGTTCTGGCGCTCTCGGCCTTGCCGGGCGGCGATCTTCACAGGATCACCATCCATTTCGACGAGCCGGTGGATGTCGTTACCTTCGAGAGCTTCTCGGCCTTTCGCCGGCGTGTGAACGCGCAGATCGATGCCGACGGCGTCTCGCCGAGGAAGACCTCGAACGGCGTGCCGCATCTGGTGCTCGATCTCTAA
- a CDS encoding DUF2147 domain-containing protein — translation MIRSFVLASIIAVIAGVAHAEEPIVGNWKTAAGDTAVIASCGGSYCVTLKTGKYAGRKIGTLAGTGGSYAGVITDPAAEKTYSGAGKVSGNSLRMQGCVTKVLCKSQTWTRL, via the coding sequence ATGATCCGCAGCTTCGTTCTCGCCAGCATTATTGCAGTGATCGCGGGTGTTGCGCATGCCGAGGAGCCGATCGTCGGCAACTGGAAGACGGCTGCCGGCGATACGGCGGTGATCGCATCCTGCGGCGGCAGTTATTGCGTGACGCTGAAGACCGGCAAATATGCCGGCCGAAAGATCGGCACGCTTGCGGGAACCGGTGGCAGCTATGCCGGTGTGATCACCGACCCGGCCGCCGAGAAGACCTATAGCGGCGCAGGCAAGGTTTCCGGCAATTCGCTGAGGATGCAGGGCTGCGTGACGAAGGTCCTCTGCAAGTCGCAGACCTGGACGCGGCTCTGA
- a CDS encoding pyridoxal phosphate-dependent aminotransferase encodes MSAFSRFTPLASALPSTVPFVGPEAIERQRGLAVLARIGANENGFGPAPSVFAAMREEAGNIWKYNDPENFALREALAGHLGVSAANIAIGSGIDELLGQIVRLVIEPGAPVVTSLGAYPTFNFHVAGFGGRLVTVPYANDREDLDGLLDAVKRENAPLVYFANPDNPMGSWWDADSIVAFARALPETTLVVLDEAYSETGPAGSLPSIASLIEMPNVVRTRTFSKAYGLAGSRTGYAISTAGTAQAFDKIRNHFGMNRLATAAALAALKDQAYLVEVVGKIHAARERIGGIARANGLIPLPSATNFVAIDTGRDGSYARSIVDGLIEHGVFIRMPGVAPLNRCIRISVGPEADMALLEQALPQVLKKIGG; translated from the coding sequence ATGTCCGCCTTTTCGCGCTTCACACCTCTTGCCAGCGCCCTGCCCTCCACAGTTCCCTTCGTCGGTCCCGAGGCCATCGAGCGCCAGCGCGGGCTTGCCGTCCTTGCGCGCATCGGCGCCAATGAGAACGGCTTCGGCCCCGCGCCTTCGGTGTTTGCCGCGATGCGCGAGGAGGCCGGCAATATCTGGAAATACAATGATCCGGAGAATTTCGCGCTCAGGGAAGCGCTTGCCGGCCATCTCGGCGTCTCGGCCGCCAATATCGCTATCGGCAGCGGCATCGACGAATTGCTCGGCCAGATCGTCCGGCTGGTGATCGAACCGGGCGCGCCCGTCGTCACCTCGCTCGGCGCCTATCCGACCTTCAATTTCCATGTCGCCGGTTTCGGCGGCCGGCTGGTGACAGTCCCCTACGCAAACGACCGCGAGGATCTCGATGGTCTGCTCGATGCCGTGAAGCGCGAGAATGCGCCGCTCGTCTATTTCGCCAATCCTGACAATCCGATGGGAAGCTGGTGGGATGCCGACAGCATCGTCGCTTTCGCCCGGGCGCTGCCAGAGACGACACTGGTGGTGCTCGACGAGGCCTATAGCGAGACGGGGCCGGCAGGTTCGCTGCCGTCGATCGCCTCGCTGATCGAGATGCCGAACGTCGTTCGCACCCGCACCTTCTCAAAGGCCTACGGACTTGCCGGCTCACGCACCGGCTACGCGATCTCGACGGCAGGCACGGCGCAGGCCTTCGACAAGATCCGCAATCATTTCGGCATGAACCGGCTGGCGACCGCGGCGGCGCTCGCGGCGCTGAAGGACCAGGCCTATCTCGTCGAGGTGGTCGGGAAAATCCATGCGGCGCGGGAGCGGATCGGCGGCATCGCCCGGGCGAACGGCCTCATCCCCCTGCCCTCGGCAACCAATTTCGTGGCAATCGACACAGGGCGCGACGGCTCTTATGCGCGGTCGATCGTCGACGGCCTGATAGAGCACGGCGTCTTCATCCGCATGCCCGGTGTGGCGCCCCTCAACCGCTGCATCCGCATCAGCGTCGGGCCGGAGGCGGACATGGCGCTACTCGAACAGGCTCTGCCGCAGGTTCTGAAAAAGATCGGCGGATAA
- a CDS encoding YciI family protein, which yields MKFLGQIWFDTEKSSQVTPEEWEAVTQECIVSDDRWRESGHMLSALALYEPEQAVTLRVRNGTVAATDGPFAEIKEHLGGFVVIEARDMEEAKAIISTFPILKYASVEIRPAYSIKDGR from the coding sequence ATGAAGTTTCTGGGCCAGATCTGGTTCGATACCGAAAAGAGCAGCCAAGTTACGCCAGAGGAATGGGAGGCCGTCACCCAAGAATGCATCGTCAGCGACGACCGCTGGCGCGAAAGCGGCCATATGTTGAGCGCGCTGGCGCTCTACGAGCCGGAGCAGGCCGTGACGCTCAGGGTTCGCAATGGCACCGTTGCCGCGACGGACGGTCCTTTCGCCGAAATCAAGGAGCATCTCGGCGGCTTCGTTGTGATCGAGGCCAGGGATATGGAGGAAGCGAAGGCGATCATTTCCACATTCCCGATCCTCAAATATGCATCGGTCGAAATTCGGCCGGCATATTCGATCAAGGATGGGAGATAG
- a CDS encoding type II toxin-antitoxin system RelE/ParE family toxin — translation MRPVLWSKEAHEDNLEILRYIAKNSPDAAERVVDAIEDAGKKLGEFATGRPGRVTGTYEKSLTRFPYIISYELRSIAGRESVVILRVIHTARDWPADE, via the coding sequence ATGAGGCCGGTTCTTTGGTCGAAGGAAGCACACGAGGATAATCTCGAAATTCTGCGTTACATCGCGAAGAACAGCCCCGATGCGGCCGAAAGGGTCGTGGACGCCATCGAGGATGCCGGCAAGAAACTTGGCGAATTTGCAACCGGTCGACCAGGGCGGGTAACCGGCACTTACGAAAAATCCCTCACCCGGTTCCCCTACATAATTTCCTATGAGCTGCGTTCGATCGCGGGACGTGAAAGCGTCGTTATCTTGCGTGTCATCCATACCGCGCGGGATTGGCCGGCCGACGAATAG
- the amn gene encoding AMP nucleosidase, with protein MNKRISPLSPLDVSSPPPFQPESFDDPAKAVETLTALYERNTAFLIESFTELAQGAPISSRYRAFYPQVSIETTSFGHVDSRLSYGHVTAPGIYTTTVTRPKLFKHYLKEQLALLMKSHNVPVIVSESATPIPLHFAFGEGAHVEASTTAFVDVPMRDIFDTPDLNTTDDEIANGEYIPPPGEPSPLAPFTAQRIDYSLARLSHYTATHAEHFQNFVLFTNYQFYIDEFCSWARKLMAEGGDGYTAFVEPGNVVTLPGSNAPETDATLTRLPQMPAYHLKKKGHAGITMINIGVGPSNAKTITDHVAVLRPHAWLMLGHCAGLRNSQRLGDYVLAHAYMREDHVLDDDLPVWVPIPALAEVQVALEAAVAEITGYEGFELKRIMRTGTVGTIDNRNWELRDQRGPVKRLSQARAIALDMESATIAANGFRFRVPYGTLLCVSDKPLHGELKLPGMATAFYRTQVNQHLQIGIRAVQKLAAMPKEALHSRKLRSFFETAFQ; from the coding sequence ATGAACAAACGAATCTCCCCTTTGTCGCCCCTCGACGTATCCTCTCCACCACCTTTCCAGCCTGAGAGTTTCGATGATCCCGCCAAGGCAGTCGAGACGCTGACAGCGCTTTACGAGCGCAACACCGCGTTCCTGATCGAGAGCTTCACCGAACTTGCACAGGGTGCTCCGATCTCCTCGCGCTACCGCGCTTTTTATCCGCAGGTCAGCATTGAGACGACAAGCTTCGGCCATGTCGATTCCCGCCTTTCCTACGGCCATGTCACGGCACCCGGCATCTATACGACGACCGTCACCCGGCCGAAGCTCTTCAAGCATTATCTGAAGGAGCAGCTGGCGCTTTTGATGAAGAGCCACAATGTTCCTGTCATCGTCTCGGAATCGGCGACGCCGATCCCCTTGCACTTCGCCTTCGGCGAGGGTGCGCATGTGGAAGCATCGACGACAGCATTCGTCGACGTTCCGATGCGCGATATCTTCGACACGCCCGATCTCAACACCACCGACGACGAGATCGCCAACGGCGAATATATCCCGCCGCCGGGAGAGCCCTCGCCGCTTGCGCCGTTCACCGCGCAACGCATCGACTATTCCCTCGCCCGCCTGTCGCATTATACGGCGACGCATGCCGAGCATTTTCAGAATTTCGTGCTGTTTACGAACTACCAGTTCTATATCGACGAATTCTGCAGCTGGGCGCGCAAGCTGATGGCGGAAGGCGGCGACGGCTATACCGCCTTCGTCGAGCCCGGCAATGTCGTCACCCTGCCCGGTTCGAACGCGCCGGAAACGGATGCCACCCTCACCCGGCTGCCGCAAATGCCGGCCTACCATCTCAAGAAGAAGGGCCATGCTGGGATCACCATGATCAATATCGGCGTCGGCCCCTCCAACGCCAAGACGATCACCGACCACGTCGCCGTACTGCGCCCGCATGCCTGGCTGATGCTCGGCCACTGCGCCGGTCTTCGCAACAGCCAGCGGCTCGGCGATTATGTTCTCGCCCATGCCTATATGCGCGAGGACCATGTTCTCGACGACGACCTGCCGGTCTGGGTGCCGATCCCGGCGCTGGCCGAAGTGCAGGTGGCGCTCGAAGCCGCCGTTGCCGAAATCACCGGCTATGAGGGTTTCGAGCTGAAGCGCATCATGCGCACCGGCACCGTCGGCACGATCGACAACCGCAACTGGGAACTGCGCGACCAGCGCGGGCCGGTGAAGCGGCTTTCCCAGGCGCGCGCAATCGCGCTCGACATGGAATCGGCGACGATTGCCGCCAACGGTTTTCGGTTCCGCGTGCCCTATGGCACGCTGCTCTGCGTCTCCGACAAGCCGCTGCACGGCGAACTGAAGCTGCCGGGCATGGCAACGGCCTTCTATCGCACGCAGGTCAACCAGCATCTGCAGATCGGCATCCGCGCCGTCCAGAAGCTTGCCGCCATGCCGAAGGAAGCGCTGCATTCACGCAAGCTGCGCAGCTTCTTCGAAACGGCGTTTCAATAA
- a CDS encoding MATE family efflux transporter, with translation MTDLSEGNAFLTGWLPGVFIKTAAPIVAITTVNGLFTVVDACFLGAYVGPDALSAVSLIFPGLMLLVALQSLVSNGMASILARRLGAGNRDGARRVFAGAHALALAVTLILNLVYWSAGRQVIDAGAAGNGTVAHGAMLFMGAMIACAPISFLLSLHLDGLRCEGKIGFMTLVTLSASLLNVLANWLFMAVMHWGVLGSAAGSIASQFLCLAAVLAYRWRRPAALRPSPGLALAEWRDIVAFGAPMSLGFIGISLASTAILINVSLWSTHHYVATVAAYGIITRIMTFTYLPLLGLSIALQTIAGNNHGACLGLRVGRSLQIAMLAALVYCTLVEITVELLAGRLGAVFVADPAIIAEVRRILPWTIGAYFLFGQMLILSSYFQSIGDAPRAAILGLSRPYLLTLPLTFLLPFVFGERGIWMVPVFAEAGMFILAFLVLSQNGKRRGWRYGLLPT, from the coding sequence ATGACCGATCTTTCTGAAGGCAATGCCTTTCTCACCGGCTGGCTGCCGGGCGTCTTCATCAAAACGGCGGCACCGATCGTCGCGATCACCACCGTCAACGGCCTGTTCACCGTCGTCGACGCCTGTTTCCTCGGCGCCTATGTCGGCCCGGACGCGCTCTCTGCTGTCAGCCTGATTTTCCCCGGGCTGATGCTGCTGGTCGCCCTGCAATCGCTGGTCTCGAACGGCATGGCGAGCATCCTCGCCCGCCGGCTCGGCGCAGGCAATCGCGATGGGGCGCGTCGGGTGTTTGCCGGTGCGCATGCGCTGGCGCTCGCCGTCACCCTCATCCTCAATCTGGTCTACTGGAGCGCGGGCCGGCAGGTCATCGATGCCGGTGCTGCCGGCAATGGCACTGTTGCCCATGGCGCCATGCTGTTCATGGGCGCGATGATCGCCTGTGCGCCGATCAGCTTCCTCCTGTCGCTGCATCTCGACGGATTGCGCTGCGAAGGTAAGATCGGTTTCATGACGCTGGTGACGCTGTCGGCCTCGCTGCTCAATGTCCTCGCCAACTGGCTGTTCATGGCGGTGATGCATTGGGGTGTGCTCGGTTCGGCAGCCGGCTCCATCGCGTCGCAATTCCTCTGTCTCGCAGCCGTGCTCGCCTATCGCTGGCGCCGGCCGGCGGCACTCAGGCCTTCCCCGGGGTTGGCTCTTGCCGAATGGCGCGACATCGTCGCCTTCGGCGCGCCGATGAGCCTCGGTTTCATCGGCATATCGCTGGCCTCGACCGCGATTCTGATCAATGTCTCGCTCTGGAGCACGCATCATTACGTCGCGACGGTGGCCGCCTATGGCATCATCACCCGGATCATGACCTTCACCTACCTGCCGCTGCTTGGCCTCTCCATCGCGCTGCAGACGATCGCCGGCAACAATCACGGTGCCTGCCTTGGGCTCCGCGTCGGCCGCAGTCTGCAGATCGCCATGCTCGCAGCACTCGTCTATTGCACTCTGGTGGAGATCACCGTCGAGTTGCTGGCGGGCCGACTCGGCGCCGTCTTCGTTGCTGATCCCGCAATTATCGCCGAGGTAAGGCGAATTCTGCCCTGGACGATCGGCGCCTATTTTCTCTTTGGGCAGATGCTGATCCTGTCGTCCTATTTCCAGTCGATCGGCGATGCGCCGCGCGCGGCGATCCTTGGCCTGTCGCGGCCCTATCTGCTCACCCTGCCGCTCACCTTCCTGCTGCCCTTCGTCTTCGGCGAACGGGGAATTTGGATGGTGCCGGTCTTTGCCGAGGCGGGCATGTTCATCCTTGCCTTCCTGGTGCTGTCGCAGAATGGGAAGCGCCGCGGCTGGCGCTACGGGCTTTTACCAACCTGA
- a CDS encoding CopG family ribbon-helix-helix protein: MAGSTTMTIRVRPDVKEKLDRIAADTQRSKSFLAGEAVAAYVERELEIIEGIKRGMADAEAGRVIPHEQVVAEMREVIEDAKRRKTPRG, translated from the coding sequence ATGGCCGGCAGCACGACCATGACAATTCGGGTCCGCCCCGACGTAAAAGAAAAGCTCGACAGGATTGCCGCCGATACGCAACGCAGCAAATCGTTCCTCGCCGGCGAGGCCGTAGCGGCCTATGTGGAGCGCGAGCTTGAAATCATCGAGGGCATCAAGCGCGGCATGGCCGATGCGGAAGCTGGGCGCGTTATACCGCACGAGCAGGTTGTCGCCGAAATGCGTGAGGTCATCGAGGATGCCAAGCGCAGGAAGACTCCGCGCGGATGA
- a CDS encoding SEL1-like repeat protein: MARFEMHNAETATMGGDNSADVFCEMGLMYATGRGCEVDLVAAHKWLNIAAIKGNDRAAELRADVAAAMDKMQLVAALRAAREWMTVH, translated from the coding sequence ATGGCACGCTTTGAAATGCACAATGCTGAAACGGCCACCATGGGTGGCGATAACAGCGCCGATGTCTTCTGTGAAATGGGTCTGATGTATGCGACCGGGCGCGGCTGCGAAGTCGATCTCGTCGCAGCCCACAAATGGCTGAACATCGCCGCAATCAAGGGCAACGATCGCGCCGCCGAGCTTCGTGCCGACGTGGCCGCCGCCATGGACAAGATGCAGCTCGTGGCAGCGCTGCGCGCCGCCCGCGAGTGGATGACGGTTCACTAG
- a CDS encoding YciI family protein, with product MKYLCQVWFDGTVLSAMSQEEKNKLDRDSLAYDRDLADSGHMIVSQALQSPQSAVTVRVRGGEMSVTDGPFIETKEALGGFILIDAKDLNDAIRVAAGIPLAKLGTIEVRPIHEFR from the coding sequence ATGAAATATCTTTGCCAGGTCTGGTTCGACGGCACGGTGCTGTCTGCCATGTCGCAGGAAGAGAAGAATAAGCTCGACCGGGATTCGCTCGCCTATGACCGCGATCTTGCCGACAGCGGTCATATGATCGTTTCCCAGGCGCTGCAGTCGCCGCAATCGGCGGTCACGGTTCGTGTGCGCGGTGGCGAGATGTCGGTCACCGACGGTCCCTTTATCGAGACGAAGGAGGCGCTTGGCGGCTTCATTCTGATCGACGCCAAGGACCTCAATGATGCGATCCGTGTTGCGGCCGGCATTCCGCTGGCAAAGCTTGGCACGATCGAGGTTCGCCCCATCCATGAATTCCGCTGA
- a CDS encoding pilus protein PilZ, producing the protein MTMLRATHLATVKSAVYDLRWEEFIVKRPARIVAVRPCLTGVSMRSAEIIDISQGGATFVVSTTAGLPKHYYLNILGLAYRIGCAEVYRHKERIGVRFINIMDPEVLRRVVRTDFLVGNMEAIAARGAPIFRA; encoded by the coding sequence ATGACTATGCTCCGCGCTACACACCTTGCCACGGTCAAGTCCGCTGTCTACGACCTGCGCTGGGAAGAATTCATCGTCAAGCGGCCAGCCCGCATCGTCGCCGTGCGGCCGTGCCTGACCGGCGTCTCGATGCGAAGCGCCGAGATCATCGATATCTCCCAGGGCGGCGCCACCTTCGTCGTCTCAACCACGGCCGGTCTGCCGAAGCATTATTATCTCAACATTCTCGGCCTCGCCTATCGCATCGGATGTGCCGAGGTCTATCGCCACAAGGAACGCATCGGGGTGCGGTTCATCAACATCATGGATCCCGAGGTTCTGCGCCGCGTCGTGCGCACCGATTTCCTCGTCGGCAACATGGAAGCAATCGCCGCCCGAGGCGCGCCGATCTTCCGCGCGTGA